One Dictyoglomus turgidum DSM 6724 DNA window includes the following coding sequences:
- a CDS encoding ParB/RepB/Spo0J family partition protein, whose product MSSQKKGLGRGLEALIGEEEKLIEKIPIDKIVPNPNQPRETLNPETLQELVESIKQLGLLQPILVRPKGDYYEIVAGERRYHAAKTAGLKEIPVIIKEIDDQSAWDIALTENLQREDLNPIEKAKAFQYYIETFNVTQEELAQRLSISRSEVANFLRLLQLPPEIQEEVRRGNLTYGHARTLLGIEDPNMQKLLAQKIIREKLSVREIEDLVKKRKIRNEIEIPEIRSLEEKLEQYLGTRVKIQPKSPNKGKITIEYKSLEHLEEIIRKFLE is encoded by the coding sequence GTGTCTTCTCAAAAGAAGGGCTTAGGTAGAGGACTTGAAGCCCTAATAGGAGAGGAAGAAAAACTTATAGAAAAAATACCTATAGATAAAATAGTTCCCAATCCAAACCAACCAAGAGAAACTTTAAATCCAGAAACCCTTCAGGAGTTAGTAGAATCAATAAAACAGTTAGGGCTTCTACAACCCATATTAGTAAGACCTAAAGGAGATTATTACGAAATAGTAGCTGGAGAACGTAGATACCATGCTGCAAAAACTGCAGGATTAAAGGAAATCCCTGTAATCATTAAAGAAATAGATGATCAATCAGCCTGGGACATAGCTCTTACTGAAAATCTCCAAAGAGAAGATTTAAATCCCATTGAAAAAGCAAAAGCATTCCAATACTATATTGAGACCTTTAATGTAACTCAAGAAGAGCTTGCCCAAAGACTTTCTATAAGTAGGTCTGAAGTAGCAAATTTTTTAAGACTCCTTCAGCTTCCCCCTGAAATACAAGAAGAGGTAAGAAGAGGCAATTTAACCTATGGTCACGCAAGAACTCTACTTGGAATAGAAGACCCTAATATGCAAAAACTTTTAGCCCAAAAAATAATAAGGGAAAAACTATCTGTAAGAGAAATCGAAGACCTTGTAAAAAAAAGAAAAATTAGGAATGAAATAGAAATTCCTGAGATAAGATCTCTTGAGGAAAAACTGGAGCAATATTTAGGCACCAGAGTAAAAATTCAGCCTAAAAGCCCTAATAAAGGTAAAATTACTATAGAGTATAAAAGTTTAGAGCACTTAGAAGAGATTATTAGGAAATTTTTGGAGTGA
- a CDS encoding NADP-dependent isocitrate dehydrogenase encodes MGKIKVKNPIVELDGDEMARVMWKWIKEELIFPYLDIPIKYFDLGIQNRDATSDMVTLEAAKAIKEYKVGVKCATITPDQERVKEYNLKKAWKSPNATIRAYLDGTVFRKPIIVKNIPPYVKTWKKPVIIGRHAYGDIYNAFEYRVEEPAEIEVIVKNSEVKEFKVHTFDGKGIFMVLHNTEKSIRSFAKSCINYALSEKVDLWFSAKDTISKIYHGYFKEIFQEEVERRKEDFEKAGINYRYFLIDDAVAQILKSEGGMLWACMNYEGDVMSDMIAAGFGSLGLMTSVLVSPEGEYEFEAAHGTVRRHYYEYLKGNKTSTNPTASIFAWTGGIRKRGELDGTPEVVNFANKLEEATIKTIESGIMTKDLQPQAYPPVDRYYYTEDFIKAVKERLEFLLKE; translated from the coding sequence GTGGGAAAGATTAAAGTAAAAAATCCTATTGTAGAACTTGATGGGGATGAAATGGCAAGAGTAATGTGGAAATGGATTAAAGAAGAGCTCATTTTTCCTTATTTAGACATTCCTATTAAATATTTTGATTTGGGAATCCAAAACCGAGATGCCACTTCTGACATGGTAACCCTTGAAGCGGCAAAAGCCATAAAAGAGTACAAAGTAGGGGTAAAGTGTGCTACCATTACGCCAGATCAGGAAAGGGTAAAAGAGTATAACTTAAAAAAAGCATGGAAAAGTCCTAATGCTACTATAAGAGCGTATTTAGATGGAACGGTATTTAGAAAACCTATTATTGTGAAAAATATTCCTCCTTATGTGAAGACATGGAAGAAGCCGGTAATAATAGGAAGGCATGCTTATGGAGATATATACAATGCTTTTGAATATAGGGTTGAAGAGCCTGCAGAAATTGAAGTTATTGTTAAAAATTCTGAAGTTAAAGAATTTAAGGTTCATACCTTTGATGGGAAAGGAATATTTATGGTTCTTCATAATACTGAAAAGTCTATAAGGAGTTTTGCAAAATCCTGCATAAATTATGCTCTTTCTGAAAAAGTAGATCTCTGGTTTTCTGCCAAGGATACTATATCAAAGATTTATCATGGATATTTTAAAGAAATATTCCAAGAAGAAGTAGAAAGAAGAAAAGAAGATTTTGAAAAGGCTGGAATAAATTATAGATATTTCCTTATTGATGATGCTGTGGCTCAGATATTGAAATCAGAAGGTGGGATGCTCTGGGCATGTATGAATTACGAGGGAGACGTAATGTCCGATATGATTGCTGCAGGGTTTGGAAGTCTTGGACTTATGACTTCTGTATTAGTCTCTCCTGAGGGAGAATATGAGTTTGAGGCTGCCCATGGCACTGTAAGAAGACATTACTACGAATACTTAAAGGGAAACAAAACTTCTACAAATCCTACCGCATCCATATTTGCTTGGACAGGAGGTATAAGGAAGAGAGGAGAATTAGACGGTACTCCTGAAGTAGTCAATTTTGCAAATAAATTGGAAGAAGCAACTATTAAAACCATAGAAAGTGGTATTATGACTAAGGATCTACAACCTCAAGCATATCCTCCTGTAGATAGATACTATTATACCGAGGATTTTATTAAGGCAGTAAAAGAAAGATTGGAATTTTTATTAAAGGAATAA
- a CDS encoding HD-GYP domain-containing protein encodes MKELNEKLIETLILDTLKEMVIVLDKDMNIVYANKSAQISLDLDLKNITDKKCYKLWHYRDTPCINCPVIRSMETKEVSEGEVTTPDGRVWHIKSYPILNEKNKVIGAIEITQEITEKKIFEAEIQYLTFHDKLTGLYNRAFFEEELKRLDTQRQLPISIVMGDLNGLKLVNDAFGHEEGDKLLKSVAEILKKSCRKEDIIARWGGDEFVIIFPKTPRDVVERICERIKENCEKYNQEIDKKHPIPLSIALGHATKEEKDEKMLEVLKRAEDRMYRNKLIEGKTFRDSVLKSLKNLLWENTFESESHENKIKELVSKMADILTLSDIEREALIFLSYFHDIGEIAIPKEIMRKPEKLTEDEFKKVKTHPEVGYRIAETSYELAPIAEYILTHHEWWNGEGYPRGLKKEEIPLVSRIFAIVDAYEVMISGRPYKRAKTKEETIEELKKFAGIQFDPNLVEVFANII; translated from the coding sequence ATGAAAGAATTAAATGAAAAATTAATTGAAACATTAATTCTTGATACCTTAAAAGAAATGGTTATAGTATTGGATAAAGACATGAATATAGTCTATGCTAATAAATCAGCCCAAATCTCCCTAGACTTAGATCTCAAAAACATTACAGATAAAAAATGCTATAAGCTCTGGCACTATAGAGACACTCCATGTATAAACTGCCCCGTAATAAGATCTATGGAGACCAAAGAAGTCTCTGAAGGAGAAGTCACTACTCCCGACGGAAGGGTATGGCATATAAAGTCTTATCCCATTTTAAATGAGAAAAACAAGGTTATTGGTGCTATAGAAATAACACAAGAAATTACAGAAAAGAAAATCTTTGAAGCAGAAATTCAATATCTTACCTTTCATGATAAACTTACAGGGCTTTACAATAGAGCCTTCTTTGAGGAAGAACTAAAAAGGCTTGATACTCAAAGACAACTTCCTATAAGTATTGTAATGGGAGATCTTAATGGCTTAAAGCTCGTAAATGACGCCTTTGGACACGAGGAGGGAGACAAACTATTAAAATCAGTGGCAGAGATCTTGAAAAAATCTTGTAGAAAAGAAGACATTATCGCAAGATGGGGAGGAGATGAATTTGTCATAATCTTTCCTAAAACTCCTAGAGATGTCGTAGAAAGAATTTGTGAAAGGATAAAAGAAAACTGTGAAAAATATAATCAAGAAATAGATAAAAAACATCCTATACCTCTAAGTATTGCCCTTGGACATGCTACCAAGGAAGAAAAAGACGAGAAAATGTTAGAAGTACTTAAAAGAGCCGAAGATAGAATGTACAGAAACAAATTAATAGAAGGAAAAACCTTTAGAGATTCTGTCCTCAAATCCCTCAAAAATCTCTTATGGGAAAATACCTTTGAAAGTGAAAGTCATGAAAACAAAATAAAAGAATTGGTCTCCAAAATGGCAGACATCCTTACCCTATCCGATATAGAAAGAGAAGCTCTAATATTTCTTTCCTACTTTCATGATATAGGAGAAATAGCAATTCCAAAAGAAATTATGAGAAAACCAGAAAAACTCACTGAGGATGAATTTAAAAAAGTAAAAACCCATCCTGAAGTGGGCTATAGAATTGCTGAAACCTCTTATGAACTTGCTCCTATTGCAGAATACATTCTTACTCACCATGAATGGTGGAATGGAGAAGGATATCCAAGAGGTTTAAAGAAAGAAGAGATACCTCTGGTCTCAAGAATCTTTGCCATAGTCGACGCTTATGAAGTGATGATCTCGGGAAGACCATATAAAAGAGCAAAAACAAAAGAAGAAACCATTGAGGAACTAAAAAAATTTGCTGGTATACAGTTCGATCCAAATTTAGTGGAAGTTTTTGCAAATATAATATAA
- a CDS encoding HAD family hydrolase, which produces MELKGIIFDWDGTLVDSFPACIKATKEIFKKFGFIISEEEYREKFSPNWYDIYRKHNIPEKYWKEIDLLWKDYFDYSLVKWREGAVENLTFLKKLNLKIGVVTASTKEDIEREKPYLNPEEYIDGWITWEDSEKPKPDPLPLLKILKKLSLSPLEVIYVGDTKEDIEMSKKLNILTIGVLSPFTQKEKLVSSNPNFLFNNLFELLKFWKDLFL; this is translated from the coding sequence ATGGAACTTAAAGGTATAATTTTTGATTGGGATGGAACTCTTGTAGACTCATTTCCAGCTTGTATAAAGGCCACAAAAGAAATTTTTAAAAAATTCGGGTTTATCATATCCGAAGAGGAGTATAGAGAGAAATTTTCTCCAAACTGGTATGATATATACAGAAAACATAATATTCCAGAGAAATATTGGAAAGAAATAGATCTACTATGGAAGGATTATTTTGATTATTCTCTGGTAAAGTGGAGAGAAGGAGCGGTAGAAAATTTAACCTTTTTAAAAAAACTGAACCTTAAAATAGGAGTGGTCACCGCAAGTACTAAAGAAGATATAGAGAGAGAAAAACCTTATCTCAATCCTGAAGAATATATAGATGGGTGGATTACTTGGGAAGATTCCGAAAAGCCAAAACCAGATCCCTTACCTCTTCTAAAAATACTAAAAAAATTAAGCCTTTCACCTTTGGAAGTAATATATGTAGGAGATACAAAAGAGGATATAGAGATGAGTAAAAAACTCAACATTCTAACCATTGGAGTTCTCTCCCCCTTCACCCAAAAAGAAAAACTTGTCTCTTCTAATCCAAACTTTCTCTTTAACAATCTCTTTGAATTATTAAAGTTTTGGAAAGATTTATTCCTTTAA